In Vicia villosa cultivar HV-30 ecotype Madison, WI linkage group LG7, Vvil1.0, whole genome shotgun sequence, the DNA window gttagaagctattaaaggcaatgtcagtagtcacaacaaaagcaaggctcgaggtagttgacaaaacagtgaaacattaaatgcaatgctgtacggaatatgcaaagcattaaatgctcccaacggtcatcttctcaaacgcctatataaatgaagttctgatgagaagcaaggttaccaattcttaacaatttatgtgaatattaacttgctgaaacgttgttcaactcaaagctcagaaacttcatcttcaacctcactacattactgttgtaatactttagtgagtctaagcttaaatctgtaagagaaatatcacagtttgtgattatcgcttttaagaagcaattgtaatactcttagaatttgtttacattaatttgtaaaggactagagtgatcgggttgtgatcagtatactctagagaagtcttaaaaggtctctaagcagttgttcctagagtgatcaagttgtgatcagaagactctagaagacttagaagttgtctaagtggaaaaccattgtaatctcgtgtgattagtggattaaatcctcagttgaggtaaatcaccttgtatagggtggactggagtagtttagttaacaacgaaccaggataaaaatacttgtgcaaattatttttatcttacgagttttgaaactaaacttattcaacccccccccccctttctaagtgtttttctatccttcaaaccaCCCGCAGTAGCATCTAGCAAGAGTTTGGGTTGAGGTAGAAGATCATTGTGGAAGATGTGTATTTGAGTGATATCATTGAAACCATAACTTGGACACTTCCTAAGCATTGATTTATACCTCTTTCATGCTTTATTAAGAGCCTCGTTCCCACCTTGTTAAAATACCGATATCGTAGTTTTAGCTTCCATTAACCTGGATTGTGGAAAAAACTCTCAAGAAACTTCTCCTCTAGAGCATTTTAATCTTTCATTATTTGAGTGGGTTGGTTAAGGTACCAATCTTTAGCCTTCCCaatcaaagaatgaggaaatagtcTTTTGAGCACTTGCTCTTCCTTCGCTTAGGGAGCTCCAATTGCGCTAACAATTTCATAAAACTTTGTGAGATgagtgtacgggtcttcatgatCAAGACTGTGTCATACCCAAATTTTTACCCCTGTAAGATTTCACATCATATATCATCTCACATACATATATACATCATCAACTCAAGGCAGATACCCAGAGTAGTTGCTTGCTCACCAAgtcttcaaattagggtttcataccTCAAAGAAATCCAGATAAAGGATAAATCAATGACTAAAATGATCCTCAATGTATCACATAGATCAAGATGTCCCATTTATCCATATATAATCTCAAGTTTCAAGGCATCAAGCCTCAAGATCATCAGGggcaccaaattagggttttagattcATCAAGGTCTATAGTTAAGATTTTCATCTGGAAAGGATCTCAAGCTTCAAAACATGATGTAAAGAGCTCAAGCATTCTAATATGCTCATATGATTTCCCTCATCAATATCTAAGCCCAGGTGTACTTCAACTCAAGATTCAACAActttcaatttcatctggtccccaattagggtttttgacctaattcatctagaAGGTTGACTTTTAGTCAAAGTATATTTCCATGACTCAAATCATGGTTCAAAGATCTCCAATAGCTCATCATAATCcactcacatcattcatttggttGGAAGAGTCTGGTTCAATTGTTACTTATAAGATTAcaactcatttggaaaaaagtcaactgttcaagatcacctttgacatTTGAGGaaattggtcaaccatggacttctaAGGAttaaaatcatgaatatatgGTTATTAGAGCCATTTGATCAACAGAAATCAAGAAACTTAATCAGGGATCAAAAGTAAACattttagggttttgactttATAATGAAGAATTACATATTTTTCATTCAAACTTTGAAAGGTCATAACTTCTTCATCCCTTGGCCAATTTTTTTgctccaaagctcattttgaagagaaaatcaagaTGAAAATATTCTCAAAAAGTGAATGGTTTTTAAGTTATGAGCTCATGAAAATTCTTCCAAATACTTAGAATCTCGCTAAGTGCAAATAATTCATGTATTGGGCCAAATTAATACACAACTTTTCTCTAACTTTAAACGGTAGCCCAGCAAGTGAATGCTGGTGGTTATTCTTTTAGATTAGTTAGTCGCAAGGACGAAtaccaagatttaaaaaaaaattgatggaGTAATAATCACCTTTGTTCATCAGTGGCAACTAAAGAATCATTCAAATATGCTGTGCTAGATTTTTTCCAAACACAAGTTATACtagttaataattataatttgtaatatttataaAACTTGAGCTCTTCTAATTTTCTCCTATGCATATACATGTAATGTTAGATGTTTTTAAAATGATATGGTTTGTTAAAAAATCTTCTAGTTGAATGGTTCACTTCTTTTAAAGGCAGAGAAGAATGATACATTAATATAGTAATCCCTTGCATAAGATGAAAAAACACATACATGTATGTAATGACAAGGCTTGCAAATTTCTATACAATTTAAATGAAAAGTGAAAGTCCCAAAATCATGTGTCTGCTAGTTTGACAACTTGAATAATATATGGAACCTTAAACCAATTTCTTGTAGAATTGTGAagcttttaaatttattttgaaattgcaACACTATTGTTTGAACACCTCATAATAACTCACACAATTAATATACTTTGCAACTATAATTTATATGAGATGCTATAAAAAAATTTCtgaatatatattatttagattTTTTCAAAATCACATATAAACACTGAAAACAAATTTTCTATAAGTAAAGAAAACAATTTCATAActacatagttttttttttatcattaacaTGAAGTAGAAAAATACTTAAATTAACTCCtgacaaacacacacacacatacaaatTTTACCATAATATATGATTTAACTCCCTTAAGTTGATCATCTAAGAAACAAAATTTTATAACAATGTCCATACATCATAATCAAACTGGGAATAAAAAACGTATAAGCATATTCTAAATGTAATACATATAAAAATTGAACTACCACAAGTTTTCAAGTGTGATAAACGACCAggtaaatcaaaaataaaaatttaccaTAGCAAATGACTAAAAGAACTCTTAATTTAAGCGACCTATGGAGATAAATGAGTTACTATGTTTCATGACCTAAGAAGGTCTAAGATACACATCATTGTTATGAACCAAAGAGTAATTATAAAGGAAATAATATCAACATATTTTAACATGAAACTTCATGAAACTTTATCTATAACATCTTTCATTAATTCAGAGTTATGTAACATACATTCACTACTTGTATTCTTTCCCTTTCACACATGTGGTTCAAGCATCAACTAAACATGGTTAATAAAGATAAAGATCATGCAATAAAAGTAAATTTTTGTGTGGAAGTTTGTTAAATGAAAATGTCCTATTTGTGATATTGAATTTTTGTTGTCCATACTCGCACTTCCACCTCTAAGAATGACATATGATTGAGGGAATTGGTCTTATAATATTACTATCCTGCAACAACATGCAACAAAATGCCAGTGAAAACCTTAAATAAACTTCATACTATATACTTTTATCACTATAATAATTGGTGGTTTACTTAGCCATTTTGGAGGTTTGATAAAAAGTTTATGCTTGATGAGACAATAATAGATAAATTATGAATTGAATTTTGAGTGACAAAAATGAAACAACAAAAAGGATGAAACAATGACTAAAATTAAATCTTCAtgaaatcaaatgaaaattaaGTAATTGTTTGTGGTAATATTAAATTTTAGAGCAATCACAAAATAATGAGATGGAACAATGACCATAGCCAATTACAAGGACACATTGACACTTATAATAGTTAAATCAGCCAATGACACAATCTATAATGCAATCACAATGTCAATTAACACGATACTAATACACCAGAGTTATTaatactttttgaaaataaacaaATCATATGTAATCACATGTGTTAGTGTCAATCGATGTCTACATAACACATATAGACACTGTACATGCCTTCCATCATAGTGTTGTTAGTGTTGGTGTTAGAAAGCACACAACACCTCCACCAACCATGTGCTCCACTACACTTTCTATCAATTATCCTTTTATTGTCGTGTCAGACACTAAAGTTAAAACTACAGTCCGTcatgttttttaatttaatcaaaattaaacCTTAAAGTCATCCACAATCCATCCATTACAACTCAATATTAAGAGCTACCATCAAGATATATAAACATTCAACAATCTTGTATCAATAATTTGTTCTTTGATCACAACTTAATAATAATGCTACTTATAATTCTTCAAATATTTAATCATGGTGCGATGCTACAACATCTGAAATCGCTTAACCTTCtaaattttgtaaaattttataataaaagatACTTAGATCTGCCTGATTCTTATTACGTTTAAAAAGTACCACTCTTATTTAATCGCTAAAAACTAATACTAACTATCAGATAACAAACTAAATTAAAAAGAGCATATACATTTTATTtctaaataaaatacatattagtTAATTTAACAACAAAGAATCAAATTATTTACGTTAAATACTATAAAAACACTACAAATTAAAGAgtctttttaaagaaaaaataaaataaaatttatataaattaaaaatatataaccaTGAAAAAAATTAGATACAATTTCTTAGGTATGATtgatattatttttcaataaaaatatgacaagtgtatattaaatattatttaaaaagtgaaaatagaaaaaaattatatatatatatatatatatatatatatatatatatatatatatatatatatatatatatatatatatatatatatatatatatatatatatatatatatatatatatagggcatatcatatgagaatatgagaatgaatccgaaCTATTGGATTTTataataaatggtggagattatgagtgaatctttttttctctctcctacttcatttatttcaagatataAGAGAGAGAacaaaaagattcactcataatctccaccatttattttaaaatctaatggttcagattcattctcacattctcatataaatatgtcattctcatatgatatgttatatatgtttatatatatatatatatatatatatatatatatatatatatatatatatatatttatatatatatatttatatatatatatatatatatatatatatatatatatatatatatatatatatatatatatatatatatatatatatataaaagaagaaGTTATATTCTCTCATATTTTCattgataaataatataaacCACACTTAAGAGTTATATCTAAGTTTTCTTTTAAccgtttaatatatctatttaattaaataaacaaatttaacCCAACATTTAATAAATCAATCCGAAATAATTTACTAACAACTCAATTTATTTACATCTAGTTTCCAACAGCAACAACTATTAAAGCCTAGATTGCCTTAAAAAAGACTAGATTATGTCAAAAAAAGATAACTATTCACAATGAGATCTCACCTTAGAGTAAACCCTAAATCCGTAAAGCCAGCCCCTAATTTGTATCAAGCAAGCCACATAATTTTTCTTGTGGGCCACGCCACTAATTACTTTTCCATCATACATACAATCCCCAAATTACCATTAGCAAAGAACATTGTTTAACCCTAGTTAgtatttaattaacaaaaaattaaaCATTAAAAGTAAAACTTACTTCAAAATATATTTCGCTCTACACTTCACCTCCAATCCAAAATTTCTTCATCTCCAAGAATATAAGATTCATAACATAACATAGAACCgtatcaaatcaaataaaataaaatataaaatattttttattaaatgataaataaataaaaataaaaataaaaaatataatcgaATATTTTTGAACAATAACTAACACTTATCAATTAAACTATCCTACATATTTTACATAAAATTTAttatctaaaataaaatatttttatttaaaaagaaaatatctctataatttttttgataaaaaagatAACATCAATTTCATTAAATTTAACTTCATTTATCttatcatatttaaaaaaaaactctatttattttgttgtaaaaataaataaaaaataaaaaaaaatttaatttacgGTGTTTTGTGTTATTATATATCTTGGCACAAATATATAAACACGCATATAAATCGCATTGTGAACTCTCTCTTCTCTTCACCCTTCGCACAAATTTgcattctttctcttcttctgccTCAGCGTGCAAAACAATAGCTTCTTCCATCTCTCGTTTTTCTGAGTTTCTCACTAACATACTTCGCTGCTAAACTTCATTGCGTCTCAGATTGTTCATTCTTGTGAGTTACTCGAAGCTtcaatttcttttttcaattattttatttctttcagTTTCttattttttgaagaaaataaaacttGTTACATAGGGTTCTGAAGTGTTTATGCACTTCACAATCAATGTTTTTCGTTCAAATCGTTTCTCAAGGGTTGTGGATTGTTATTACGTTTGCTTTACATTGAAGAAAAAGCtgatttttggtttttgattattttggattttttggattctattttttttctttcaggaTTTGGCTTTTTTGGTTGATCTGTGTTGCAATCTGCGGTTGGAATTGTTGCTGGTGTTGGATGTCTTTGTGAATTTCATTCGGTTAGATCTgttttgttttctgtttgttgCTTTTTTGTTCTATTGTTGTAACTTGGGTTTTCTAGGAttttgagtttgaaatttgaatgCATGATTTAGCGTGTGttgttttgttctttgtttttgaTAGAGATGAAGAGGTCCAAAGATGATGTTTACATGAGTTCACAACTCAAACGCCCCATGCTGTCTTCTAGAGGAGAACCGTGAGttctatttttgattttttttgtctttAGTTTCTTGTTTTGTAGATTGTTTTTTGTATGGTTTTTTAGCCTTGGTGAAATAGAGTTTTTACACTATGGTAGCTGTTGTTTTGTATTTCTTATTTGTTCAAaggtttggattttttttttttttttttgatgtttgaCTTGGTGAGATAAGATCAGATGTTTCTTTGTTGGGTGGTTTAGTTTATCTGTAATTTATGTTTCTAGAATTAATTTCATTTCTAAGTTGTTTTATGTGGTTTACAAGTAAATTTGTTTAGAGTTTACTACGCTTGTTTTATGTATGTTTGTATACCTTTACTATATTGAGAAAACGTTCTTGAAGTACATTTTTTTAGTTTGTCCAATGTACTTGAtagtttttgaaattttgtgaAATGTAGCTCGGGGCAACCCCAGGTGATGAGTGGTGGTCAGAAGTTAACGACAAATGATGCCTTGTCATATCTAAAGGCAGTAAGAGAAATGTTTCAGGATGATAAAGAGAAGTACGATGAGTTTTTGGAAGTCATGAAGGATTTCAAGGCCCAAAGGTTTGTTCATGTTGTACTTCATTCTAGTTATTTTCCCTCCTTCTTGGGAGTGTGGATTTTCATTTTCTTATTAGGAATTGATTGGTTCATGTTTGTTGTTTTGGTTAGAATTGATACAGCTGGTGTCATAGAAAGAGTGAAGGAGCTTTTTAAAGGACATAAGGATTTAATTTTGGGATTTAACACCTTCTTGCCAAAGGGATATGCAATCACACTTCCATTGGAAGATGAACAACCTCCGCAGAAGAAGCCTGTTGAATTTGAAGAAGCTATAAATTTTGTGGGCAAGATTAAGGTACAATTGAGTTTGATGCATTTTTGTCTTCCAAGTtccaacacacacacacatacacacacactcAAAGGTTTGCTCCAGGTCTGAAGATGTTGGCAGTGAAATTGCCTCAAAAATCTAGTCTTCTTATGCATTAAAACAAGATCAACTCAGCGTGGGCTATTTAACTTTTGATTCTGATTGTGTTTTTTTATATGCAGACTCGTTTTCAAGGCAATGACCGTGTTTACAAGACTTTTTTAGACATACTAAATATGTACAGAAAGGAAACCAAGTCTATCACAGTGGTTTACCAAGAGGTCTGTTCTATCGTTGCCTATTTTATCATGTTCAATTTATGTTTTTAAAACTTTGGTTTACCCATTTCCCCCCTTTGATTTTTTATACAAACATTTTAATTATGTATTGCAATTCTCCAGGTTTCCGCCCTCTTCCAAGACCATGCAGATCTTCTTGAGGAGTTTactcatttccttcctgataccTCTGGAGCAGCCTCTGCTCATTTTGCTTCTGCCCGGAATTCTCTTCGTGATAGGAGCTCTGCAATGGCAACAGCAAGGCAAATGCATGTTGACAAGGTATATTTCTCTCTACTAGTTTTTATAACCCTGTTATTTTATAGTTGACCATTAAGCTAAACTAATATATTGCTTTTCTCAATGCCAGAGAGAAAAGACAACAGCTTTGCATGCTGATCGTGATCTCAGTGTTGATCATCCTGATCCAGAACTGGACCGAGGTGTGATGAGGGCTGATAAGGAGCAGAGAAGACGCGAGAGAGAAAAGGACCGTAGAGAAGAGAGAGATAGGAGAGAACGGGATAGGGATGATAGAGATTATGATAATGACGGTAATCGCGAGCGCTTATCCCACAAGCGAAAATCTGGTCATAGAGCTATAGACCCTAGTACTGAACTATTGCATGATGCAGATGAAAAGCTTGAGATGCGCCCTAACTCGTCCGCTTGTGAGGATAAAAGTTCTTTGAAAAGTATGTCAGTAACTTTAATATTATTCAAGTTACGGTGCACAGTATTATAACTGCAGAAACATACTTCAATCTTATATCATGTTCACCTATAAGGAAATGAATGGAACATATTAATGTAGATAACCAATAATAACTCTTGAAAAAGCTATTTCTAATGCAAAAATTTATATTCACTTTTTCCAGTTAGGCCGTATAAACTACAAAGTTTTTTTCTccatgttttatttattaaaagaaaaaccaTTTTCCAATTTGTTTTGTTATTGTAACATTTGTTGGATAGtaaatttaactttttatttcCTATATGATTCATTTTTTAACCTCAAAAATTTGTCATCTCAGGTATGTGTAGTCCAGTGCTTGCTTTCCTTGAAAAAGTCAAGGAGAAGTTAAGAGGTCCTGAGGATTACCAGGAATTTTTGAAGTGCCTACATATCTACAGCAGGGAAATAATTACCCGACAAGAACTACTGGCATTGGTATGGTTTATACATTCAAATTTTTAGAAGCTACATTTCTGGATATAACGAGTACTCTTTAATTTAGTTTGGTTTACGCTGCGCATTAACctttgataaaatatttttatggtgAAATACGGAAATGAAGAATTTATTATGGGCATATCGAGAAAATTCCTGCAGACAGCTGCCATTTTTTTGGGCACTTTAGGATACAGTGAGAGGAGCCAATTGCAACGGTTATATTAGGATAAATGGTCAAAAGATTAAGCAATGGATTTTGTTATTTCTTAGTGAAAGTGGTGTAGAAAATGTTGAATGATATTGAGATATAAGTAATTTTTTCGTTGAACATAACTAAGGTTCACTCTATTCAGTTTAGGATCAGATTGATCTGATGTTAACTTTCATTCATTTAACATTGTGAAATTTGTTCTGTTGAAGCAAGTAATCACTGATATCATGTTGGCTTATTCTCTTAGGTAGGTGATTTACTGGGAAAATATGCTGATATTATGGAGGGATTTGATGAGTTTGTGACACAATGTGAACAAAATGGTAATGTTCAAGCTATTTTTTTCCTTTCTACTAAATCtagttttcctttccttttcttatcATTTCTAATCAAGTGCTTTCATGTAGAAGGATTCCTTGCTGGTGTCATGAATAAAAGTAAGTTATAtggttttctcttttctcttatcTTTAATAGATGCACCCCCttccctctattttttttttctagcATTGGCTCACATGAACATTGGCAGCTTTATTTTCTGGTCCAATAAATCTGACGTTATTTGTTCATCAGAATCCTTGTGGAATGAAGGACATGGACAGAAACCAATGAAGGTAGAGGACAAGGACAGAGATCGTGACAGGGATGATGGGGTGAAAGAAAGGGATCGTGAACTTCGAGAAAGAGACAGATCCACTGGAATTGCCAACAAGGATGTTTCTATTCCTAAGGTGTCTTTAAGCAAGGACAAGTATGTAGGAAAACCTATAAATGAATTGGACCTTTCTAACTGTGAACAATGCACTCCTAGTTACCGTCTTCTACCAAAAAATGTATTGGCTCTTtgcttttctcttcatttttagcCTGTCCCTATGAAATCTGAGATTTCGTTgctgattgtgttatatatgtatAATATCTTTGTTTACACAGTACCCAATACCGATAGCTAGCCAGAAAACTGAACTAGGTGAAGAAGTATTGAATGATCACTGGGTTTCTGTTACGTCTGGAAGTGAGGATTATTCCTTTAAACACATGCGCAAAAATCAGTATGAAGAGAGTTTGTTTAGATGTGAAGACGACAGGTTATTGCTTACCGTTGATTTTAATTTACTCTTAAAAATACttatttgtttgatttatttagtATCGGTTGGTTGTAGTCATAGTTGCTATGTATTTGGTTAGTTTTGACATCATATGGTTGATTTGAGAGGTGTTATTTCCGTAAGATTTTTATCATTACTACTTTTctgatattattttattctatGCTTGCAGGTTTGAACTTGATATGTTGCTTGAGTCTGTTAATGTGACAAATAAGAGAGTTGAAGAGATCTTAGAGAAAGTTAATGCTAACATAATTCCAGGAGACATCCCAATTCGTATTGAGGAGCACTTAACAGGTTATGTGCTTTTCAATTGATCAATGAAATTTGTCTACATATAAATGTAATATGATGTAATTTCCcaatattttgtattttgtattCTGATACGATCTTCTTGGCTTGTTATTTTAGCCCTAAATCTTAGGTGCATCGAACGATTATATGGTGACCATGGGCTTGATGTGATGGATGTATTGAAAAAGAATGCATCTCTTGCTTTACCAGTGATATTAACCCGCTTGAAGCAGAAACAGGAGGAGTGGGCAAGATGCCGCGCAGATTTCAATAAAGTTTGGGCTGAAATATATTCGAAAAATTATCACAAATCACTTGATCACCGAAGCTTTTACTTTAAGCAGCAGGATGCAAAAAGCTTGAGCACTAAAGGTGAAGTATTAATTTAGTCCATTAACACGAAATTCTTGATTCTTTtttacaatttaaataaatttgagtttTTTCTACTGCCACCAAAAGTTTACTTACGCCACATTGAACTTGGTGAAGCTAGAGGAGAAGATGACTTCGATATAATGTCGAGGAATGTGAATCTGGTGTGGTGGATTGGGGGTGGTTGGAACACAGTGTCTCCACTGCACAAGTTACCAATGATCCATTATGAGGGAAAATTGTTGAATGAGTGTGTACCTGTTATCTTAGCTTTTAACTTCTTTATGTAGTAGTTTGCTCTAGTCGTGTTTGGCGGGAGATTCAGTTAAGCATGTAACTGATTGCGATATGGCAGTGTGGATTGTGGCTCGAAGTGTGGGATTCAGCTATATTCAGCCCACTTGTTATTCATGAAATTCCTTGGGTTTGCTTTGCTGAAGGATGAACTTCCAGTTCTTCATTTGGGCTGTTGGACCGCATTCCAATGTTGTCAAGATTGAGATTTTGCCTAGGATTGAGTGGGAGTAGCAAGATAGCAAAACGCAAGACTGTAACAAGTATTGTAAAGTCCTACCAAAACAATTACTTAAGGCCTAAAGGGCATTGCAAGATTATAAAACTTAGGATTGTAAGATCTcaccaaaataaaaaattacacaTGCATTAGCATATCTAAATTGAATGAAATAAGAcaaataagttaaaaaaatttaaaattcattgactaaattaagaaaatattcaaTACCTAATATTAatttaacataattaataaatgTTAAAATTAGCTAGGGAATAAAGGAtacttaattgattaaatatggcTAGTGATGAACTTAGCCCAAaccaatataattaattaaaattttctgTGGTATTGTCCAATTTAGACCATGTCTAAATATTGACGATTTTGTCTATTGTTAAAAGGCGATTTGATGGGAACGTCAGTGTTTATAAATTACCTTTAGTCTTGACTCCAAAGCAATGTGTGACTTTTTATTGTACCAAAGTAGTAGTCCTCATTCAAGGCTAAATGGTCTTCAACCCTTGTGCTTGGCTAGGGCCATTGTCGCTACAACTTGTTAGAGCCAAAGAAAAACAACCCATGAATCCTGAAGAAAAGTAGAGGAATAAGAATATAGTGTGGTGGAGCAAGGGTGTTTGAAACCTAGGGAGATACAACATTCAAGTTAGCAATGATCCGATGCGAGGGAAAATCATCGTTTGGTTAATTTGTGTTTCAATGTTGTTAAATAACGGTGCTATAAGCACCATTATATAGTAGAATTTGAACAAATTGCCATTGCTCTTCAATATGCCATATAGTACAAAATATTGTCAAATAACAGCTATGGCATAACATTGTTAAGTAACATAATTTGAACAAACCGCACAAACCGCAATGTTCTGCAGTCCGCGATTGATAATATAGTTGTGCTAGGCAGGAGAGTCagttaatcaagtcaattgaTTTGCACATATTGTGGCGAGGATTGCAGTGTGAAGTGGGGGATTCGATTATATTTAACACATGCCTTATTCTTGAAATGCCTTGGGCTTGATTTGTTGAAGGGTACCTTGGACCAGAACATTAACAATGCCAAATATCATCTTTATTCCAGTGTTTGTTGTTTTTTCCTTCCAATTTAGTTCCTTTTTCTCAAGTATGTTCACCCTTCCCTGGGTTTTCTCCTTTGAAAAGAATTTATATGGACACAATTTATACAATGGAATGTATCTTCGATTATATTGATTTTAAACACTTGATTTCTAGAGCCATTATGCACTTACATTGCAAAATAAGTGTTATGTTATTATTTGAGCATAATGGAACTTGGACTTGCATAGATGTGGTGATCACGGTGtaaacttttttttattcttctgaCTCCTAATGCCTTTCTTTTACTGTGGATTACAGCCTTATTGGGAGAGATCAAAGAAATTAGCGAGAAGAAACGAAAAGAAGATGATGTTCTTCTTGCCATTGCTGCTGGAAATAGACGGCCTATTCTTCCTAACTTGGAATTTGAGTATGCTGATCCAGAGATTCACGAAGATTTGTATCAACTTATAAAATATTCATGTGGAGAAGTTTGTACAACGGAACAATTGGATAAAGTCATGAAGATTTGGACAACATTTTTAGAACCTATACTTGGTGTGCCTTCTCGACTGCGCGTTCCTGAAGACACAGAAGATGCTGTCAAGGCTAAGAATGATTCTGCCAAAACTGGCACAACAAGTATTGGCAAGTGTCATAGTAGTCCTGGTGTTGGTCCTACCATGATGAATCCTAAGAATTTAACCACTAGTAGAAATGGGGATGCTAGTGTTCCATTTGAACAATTAAATTCCTGCAAAGAATGGCAAGCAAATGGAGTTGGTG includes these proteins:
- the LOC131620497 gene encoding paired amphipathic helix protein Sin3-like 3 isoform X1, encoding MKRSKDDVYMSSQLKRPMLSSRGEPSGQPQVMSGGQKLTTNDALSYLKAVREMFQDDKEKYDEFLEVMKDFKAQRIDTAGVIERVKELFKGHKDLILGFNTFLPKGYAITLPLEDEQPPQKKPVEFEEAINFVGKIKTRFQGNDRVYKTFLDILNMYRKETKSITVVYQEVSALFQDHADLLEEFTHFLPDTSGAASAHFASARNSLRDRSSAMATARQMHVDKREKTTALHADRDLSVDHPDPELDRGVMRADKEQRRREREKDRREERDRRERDRDDRDYDNDGNRERLSHKRKSGHRAIDPSTELLHDADEKLEMRPNSSACEDKSSLKSMCSPVLAFLEKVKEKLRGPEDYQEFLKCLHIYSREIITRQELLALVGDLLGKYADIMEGFDEFVTQCEQNEGFLAGVMNKKSLWNEGHGQKPMKVEDKDRDRDRDDGVKERDRELRERDRSTGIANKDVSIPKVSLSKDKYVGKPINELDLSNCEQCTPSYRLLPKNYPIPIASQKTELGEEVLNDHWVSVTSGSEDYSFKHMRKNQYEESLFRCEDDRFELDMLLESVNVTNKRVEEILEKVNANIIPGDIPIRIEEHLTALNLRCIERLYGDHGLDVMDVLKKNASLALPVILTRLKQKQEEWARCRADFNKVWAEIYSKNYHKSLDHRSFYFKQQDAKSLSTKALLGEIKEISEKKRKEDDVLLAIAAGNRRPILPNLEFEYADPEIHEDLYQLIKYSCGEVCTTEQLDKVMKIWTTFLEPILGVPSRLRVPEDTEDAVKAKNDSAKTGTTSIGKCHSSPGVGPTMMNPKNLTTSRNGDASVPFEQLNSCKEWQANGVGGVKEDDCLESYRSGPKTETLGSSTLQGKIHIGASIPDEVSRVNKLDHSIEQLVNANVSLSSGMEQSNGRTNINNATGLAATPSRPGYVSSEGGHDLPSSEGADSTRLDMSTNGAITKDTKVHRSHKESVGHFKSEREEGELSPNGDYEEDNFAVYANAGLEAVHKGKDCNTSQQYQNRHGEQNCGEAGGENENESDGSPHRSSDDSENASENGEVSGTESADGEECSREEHEENGDHEHDNKAESEGEAEGMADANDVEGDGASLPYSERFLLTVKPLVKHVRPVLHGKGKNVQIFYGNDSFYVLFRLHQTLYERIQSAKINSSSAERKWRGSNDTGSTDQYGRFMSSLYSLLDGSSDNSKFEDDCRAIIGTQSYVLFTLDKLIYKLVKQLQAVASATDEMDNKLLQLYAYEQSRKPGSFVDIVYHENARVLLHDENIYRIECSSTPPRLSIQLMDYGHDKPEVTAVSIDPNFSAYLHNDFLSVVPDSKEKSGIFLKRNKLKCAWSDEFPSQIMDGVQVTNGLECKIACNSSKVSYVLDTEDSLFRTKRRRRIPHPNNSYREQTSSNICSSRAQRFCKLFSIK